From the genome of Thermoleophilaceae bacterium:
CGTCGACGAGGCCGTCCGCTTCGCCGACGCCTCTCCGTTCCCCGACCTCGACTCCCTCTACGACGACATCTACGTGCTCGAGGAGGGCCGCGCTCCCGCCTGGTGGTCGGTGGACGAGCGCTCGCCCGAGCCCCACCGCGGCGAGGAGGAGCGCGAGTCCGGGGTGATCCCGCACCAGCTGGCGGAGGCCGGCGCCGCGTACGCCAGCGTGGGCGAGCAGCAGGCGCGCCGCCGCCGGGAGGAGGGCGACGAGGAGGAGCCCGCCGAGGAGGGCGCGGGCTGATGGCCGTCATGCGCTACCGGGAGGCGCTCAACCAGGCGCTGCGCGAGGAGATGGAGGCCGACGAGCGCGTCTTCATCATGGGCGAGGACATCGGCGTGTTCCAGGGCGCCTTCAAAGTCACCCAGGGGCTGCTCGAGGCGTTCGGCGAGAAGCGCGTGCGCGACACGCCGATCTCGGAGAACACCATCGTGGGCATGGGCGTGGGCTCGGCCATGGCGGGGCTGCGCCCGGTGGTGGAGATCATGACGGTCAACTTCGCCCTGCTGGCCATGGACCAGGTCGTGAACTCCGCGGCCTCGATCCACTACATGTTCGGCGGCCAGGCCCGGGTGCCGCTCGTGATCCGCATGCCCCAGGGCGGTGGACACCAGCTCGGCCCGACCCACTCGCACTCGCTCGAGGCGCTGTTCCTGCACGTGCCCGGCCTGCTGGTGGCGGTGCCCTCCACCGCCGCGGACGCCAAGGGCCTGCTCAAGGCCGCCATCCAGGACGACAACCCGGTGATCTTCATCGAGCACGAGACCCTCTACGGCCAGCGCGGCGAGGTGCCCGAGAACGGCGGCCCGATGCGCTTCGGCGAGGCGGCCGTGCGGCGCGAGGGCACCGACGCCACGGTCATCGGCATCTCGCGCATGG
Proteins encoded in this window:
- a CDS encoding alpha-ketoacid dehydrogenase subunit beta, whose amino-acid sequence is MAVMRYREALNQALREEMEADERVFIMGEDIGVFQGAFKVTQGLLEAFGEKRVRDTPISENTIVGMGVGSAMAGLRPVVEIMTVNFALLAMDQVVNSAASIHYMFGGQARVPLVIRMPQGGGHQLGPTHSHSLEALFLHVPGLLVAVPSTAADAKGLLKAAIQDDNPVIFIEHETLYGQRGEVPENGGPMRFGEAAVRREGTDATVIGISRMAVTAGKAAEKLEAEHEIDVEVIDPRTLRPLDLDTILESVRKTNRAVIVEEGWPHGGVGANLAALIQEQAFDHLDAPVQRVTGADVPMPYSKPLEQAAFPHEEHVVQAVLATFQDL